The following are from one region of the Candidatus Protochlamydia phocaeensis genome:
- a CDS encoding exo-beta-N-acetylmuramidase NamZ family protein, translating into MLKNIFLSLLAFLSLLPSPFLLLADVKLGIDNLFTPAYCSLLKGKRIGLITNHTAINAERQSTIELFKSQQHKYGYTLAALFAPEHGLTGVHYADEKVKHSQDPSGIPIYSLHGSTRRPTTAMLKELDLLVYDIQDIGSRSYTYISTLFYAMEEAAKQHIPVLVLDRPNPLGGLVVDGPLLEEKWRSFVGYINVPYCHGLTIGELALYFNGEYQIGCSLTVVPMQGWKRHMTFADTNLTWIPTSPHVPEAQTVFYYPTTGLLGELQIVNIGIGYTLPFKIVGAPWIDAALFSQKLNEQRFPGVHFQPFHYRPFFGRFAHQDCQGVLIVITDFKSYLPVTTQYLLIGMLKSLYPEEFKKALETAPQRQAMFNKVNGTDEVYRIIKEEPYVTWKLRALHQKERDAYLVKRRSYLLPLYD; encoded by the coding sequence ATGCTTAAAAACATCTTCTTATCCTTACTCGCTTTTTTATCTTTGCTTCCCTCGCCTTTCCTCCTATTGGCCGACGTCAAATTAGGCATAGATAATCTTTTTACGCCCGCTTATTGCTCTCTTCTCAAAGGAAAGCGCATTGGGCTGATCACCAACCATACCGCCATCAACGCTGAGCGCCAATCCACGATTGAATTATTTAAGAGTCAACAACACAAGTACGGGTATACACTGGCCGCCTTATTCGCTCCCGAGCATGGCTTAACAGGCGTCCACTATGCCGATGAAAAGGTCAAGCACTCCCAGGATCCGTCTGGCATTCCCATTTATAGCCTTCATGGAAGCACGCGTCGTCCAACAACGGCCATGCTCAAAGAACTGGACTTACTGGTCTATGATATTCAAGACATCGGCTCTCGCTCTTATACCTATATTTCCACGCTATTTTATGCCATGGAAGAAGCGGCTAAGCAGCACATTCCCGTCCTTGTTCTAGACCGTCCCAATCCGCTGGGCGGCCTGGTCGTCGACGGTCCTCTTCTGGAAGAGAAATGGCGCTCTTTTGTTGGCTATATCAATGTTCCCTATTGCCATGGCTTGACCATTGGCGAGCTTGCCCTGTATTTCAATGGAGAGTATCAAATCGGCTGCTCTTTAACCGTTGTCCCCATGCAGGGATGGAAACGTCACATGACTTTTGCCGATACCAACCTCACCTGGATTCCCACCAGCCCGCATGTCCCGGAAGCCCAAACGGTTTTTTATTACCCAACAACAGGATTGCTAGGAGAGCTGCAAATCGTCAATATTGGAATCGGCTATACACTTCCTTTTAAAATCGTGGGCGCTCCCTGGATCGACGCTGCGCTTTTCTCTCAAAAGCTCAACGAGCAACGCTTTCCCGGGGTCCACTTTCAGCCCTTTCATTACCGCCCCTTTTTTGGCCGCTTCGCCCATCAAGACTGCCAAGGCGTCTTGATTGTCATCACAGATTTCAAAAGCTATCTACCCGTTACAACTCAATACCTCTTAATCGGCATGTTAAAAAGTCTTTATCCAGAGGAATTCAAGAAAGCCCTGGAAACAGCCCCCCAGCGCCAAGCTATGTTCAATAAAGTGAACGGAACAGATGAAGTCTATCGCATTATTAAAGAAGAACCGTATGTAACGTGGAAATTGCGGGCCCTGCATCAAAAAGAACGAGACGCTTATCTTGTTAAGCGGCGATCCTATCTCTTACCCCTCTATGATTAA
- a CDS encoding co-chaperone GroES, whose translation MATKIKPLGDRVVVQRAKAQTSKGGILLPDSAQEKPREGTIIAAGPGKMNENGQVEPISVKVGDRVLFGAYAGTEVKDSEEDYLILSESDILGILS comes from the coding sequence ATGGCTACTAAGATTAAGCCCCTTGGGGATCGAGTTGTGGTTCAACGTGCAAAGGCTCAAACTTCTAAAGGCGGCATTTTGCTTCCTGATTCGGCACAAGAAAAGCCAAGAGAGGGAACAATCATTGCGGCCGGTCCTGGTAAAATGAATGAGAATGGACAAGTCGAGCCTATTTCCGTTAAAGTCGGCGACCGCGTTCTTTTTGGCGCCTATGCAGGAACAGAAGTTAAAGATAGCGAAGAAGATTATTTGATTTTATCTGAAAGCGATATTCTTGGAATTTTATCTTAA
- the groL gene encoding chaperonin GroEL (60 kDa chaperone family; promotes refolding of misfolded polypeptides especially under stressful conditions; forms two stacked rings of heptamers to form a barrel-shaped 14mer; ends can be capped by GroES; misfolded proteins enter the barrel where they are refolded when GroES binds) produces MAKMLQFNEEALKSILKGVRTLAKAVKVTLGPKGRNVVINKGFGSPLSTKDGVTVAKEVALKDKFENMGAQLVNQVAAKTSDAAGDGTTTAIVLAEAIYTAGVKNVTAGANPMGIKRGIEHAVETMTKALDQLATPVNTAQEVQQIATISANNDAEIGKIIGEAMERVGKDGIISVAEAKGIETHVDYVEGMQFDKGYVSPYFITNAEHMTVELSNAFILITDKKLSAAKDLIPVLEKIMAKGPRPLLIIAEDIDGEALATLVVNKLKAGMAVCAVKAPGFGDRRKAMLQDIAILTGGKVVSEEVGLHLDEVGPEVLGRAKTIKVSKEETTIIDGAGQSEEVKERIAQIKAELNNPSTSKYDREKLEERLAKMVGGVAVVNVGAATETELKEKKARVEDALHATRAAVAQGIVPGGGVALLRAVKSLENLKLSGDEAIGVSIIQQAAFAPATAIANNCGKQGNLIAEKIYEARGAYGYDGLTDEFKDLLQAGVIDPVLVTKSALVNAASIAGLLLTTAAMITDKPKPKSQQAGMPAMDGMGGMGMGGMGGMGGMGMGGMM; encoded by the coding sequence ATGGCAAAGATGCTACAATTTAATGAAGAGGCTTTAAAGTCAATTTTAAAAGGGGTAAGAACCCTCGCGAAAGCCGTTAAAGTCACATTAGGTCCTAAAGGACGCAATGTCGTGATCAATAAAGGGTTTGGATCCCCTCTTTCGACAAAAGACGGGGTGACAGTGGCCAAAGAAGTCGCTCTTAAAGATAAGTTTGAAAATATGGGCGCCCAACTCGTCAATCAAGTGGCTGCCAAGACATCCGATGCTGCAGGCGATGGAACGACAACAGCGATTGTGTTGGCCGAAGCTATCTATACGGCAGGAGTCAAAAATGTGACGGCCGGCGCCAATCCAATGGGCATTAAGCGTGGAATCGAGCATGCAGTCGAAACGATGACAAAGGCATTGGATCAATTGGCCACTCCCGTCAATACAGCTCAAGAAGTCCAGCAAATTGCCACCATCTCAGCCAATAACGATGCAGAAATTGGCAAAATCATCGGCGAAGCCATGGAAAGAGTGGGCAAAGATGGCATTATTTCCGTTGCGGAGGCCAAAGGCATTGAGACGCATGTCGACTATGTCGAGGGCATGCAATTTGATAAAGGCTATGTGTCTCCTTATTTTATCACCAACGCCGAGCACATGACGGTCGAGCTGTCCAACGCCTTCATTTTAATTACGGACAAAAAGCTCTCTGCAGCGAAAGACCTCATTCCCGTTCTAGAAAAAATTATGGCTAAGGGTCCACGTCCTTTACTTATCATTGCCGAAGATATCGATGGCGAAGCATTGGCGACTTTAGTCGTCAATAAGCTCAAAGCCGGAATGGCTGTTTGCGCTGTTAAAGCGCCTGGATTCGGCGACCGACGCAAAGCTATGCTCCAAGATATTGCCATTTTGACCGGCGGCAAAGTCGTGTCGGAAGAAGTAGGCCTGCACTTAGACGAAGTCGGTCCTGAAGTATTGGGCCGCGCCAAAACAATTAAAGTTTCTAAGGAAGAGACGACCATTATTGACGGAGCGGGACAGTCCGAGGAAGTTAAGGAACGCATTGCTCAAATTAAAGCCGAGCTCAACAACCCATCGACTTCCAAATATGATAGGGAAAAATTGGAAGAGCGCTTAGCCAAAATGGTAGGCGGCGTTGCCGTTGTCAACGTCGGCGCAGCAACAGAGACGGAGCTTAAAGAAAAGAAAGCCCGTGTAGAAGATGCTTTGCATGCAACGCGCGCAGCTGTTGCTCAAGGGATCGTTCCGGGAGGCGGAGTCGCCCTTCTCCGAGCGGTAAAAAGCTTGGAGAATCTCAAATTATCGGGCGACGAGGCAATTGGCGTCTCCATTATTCAGCAAGCGGCTTTTGCTCCAGCAACAGCCATTGCCAATAACTGCGGCAAACAGGGCAACCTCATCGCTGAAAAGATCTACGAAGCGCGTGGAGCTTATGGCTATGATGGCTTAACTGATGAATTTAAAGACTTGCTCCAGGCAGGTGTAATCGATCCTGTTCTTGTTACCAAAAGTGCTTTAGTCAACGCAGCGTCTATCGCAGGACTGCTCTTGACAACAGCCGCTATGATCACCGATAAACCCAAGCCTAAATCCCAGCAAGCCGGCATGCCTGCTATGGATGGCATGGGCGGAATGGGTATGGGCGGCATGGGAGGCATGGGCGGTATGGGAATGGGCGGCATGATGTAG
- a CDS encoding FmdB family zinc ribbon protein translates to MPNYDYYCSSCGCEQEILQKITDPVLTICPSCNQQTWKRKVGGGAGLHFKGSGFYLTDYQNSSSSEKPHKHDNCCPCGKPSSCSN, encoded by the coding sequence ATGCCCAATTACGACTACTATTGTTCTAGCTGCGGCTGCGAACAGGAAATTTTGCAAAAAATCACAGATCCCGTCTTGACTATCTGTCCCTCCTGCAATCAGCAGACATGGAAAAGAAAAGTCGGCGGCGGCGCTGGGCTTCACTTTAAAGGCTCGGGATTTTACCTAACAGATTACCAAAATTCCTCCAGCAGCGAGAAACCACACAAGCACGACAACTGCTGTCCATGCGGCAAGCCGTCTTCTTGTTCAAATTAG
- a CDS encoding zinc-dependent alcohol dehydrogenase family protein, which produces MRAMILHQSKEALRLENVPIPEPVDKEVLIRVEACGVCRTDLHVWEGELAHPHLPLILGHQVVGTIVKQGAQARRFENGVRVGAPWLARSCQHCPYCLAGQENLCDHALYRGYQLNGGFAEYCLADEDYVFPIPEHYSSLHAAPLLCAGLIGYRSLRLAGEARKLGFYGFGAAAHLLLQVARHQGKEVYAFTRKGDEKAQAFARQLGAVWAGASEQPPPEPLDAALIFASAGYLVPLALQAVRKGGSVVCAGIYMSDIPSFPYSLLYGERVLRSVTNLTRQDGEEFFTLLFEKPIETTITVYDLEQANQALADLREGRLVGSAVLAIESH; this is translated from the coding sequence ATGCGTGCCATGATCCTTCATCAGTCAAAAGAAGCGCTTCGGCTGGAAAATGTCCCTATTCCGGAGCCGGTGGATAAGGAAGTACTCATCCGAGTAGAGGCGTGCGGAGTCTGCCGCACCGACTTGCATGTATGGGAAGGGGAGCTGGCCCATCCCCATCTGCCGCTTATTTTAGGCCACCAAGTGGTGGGGACAATTGTCAAGCAGGGAGCCCAAGCCCGCCGTTTTGAGAACGGCGTGCGCGTCGGAGCGCCCTGGCTAGCGCGCAGCTGCCAGCACTGTCCTTATTGCTTGGCCGGTCAAGAGAATTTATGCGACCACGCTCTCTATCGCGGCTACCAACTCAATGGAGGCTTTGCCGAGTATTGTTTAGCGGACGAAGACTATGTTTTTCCCATACCCGAGCATTATTCCTCTTTACATGCCGCTCCTCTTTTGTGCGCCGGCTTGATCGGCTATCGCTCGCTGCGGCTCGCCGGAGAGGCACGGAAGCTTGGCTTTTATGGATTTGGGGCTGCCGCTCATCTGTTACTCCAAGTGGCCCGCCATCAAGGAAAAGAGGTCTATGCGTTTACGAGAAAAGGGGATGAGAAAGCCCAGGCCTTTGCCCGGCAATTGGGAGCTGTGTGGGCAGGCGCCTCGGAGCAGCCTCCTCCGGAGCCGTTGGATGCCGCACTTATCTTTGCATCCGCGGGGTATTTGGTGCCTCTGGCTTTGCAGGCCGTTCGCAAAGGAGGAAGCGTTGTATGCGCTGGCATTTATATGAGCGATATTCCCTCTTTTCCCTATTCGCTTCTCTATGGAGAGCGCGTGCTGCGCTCGGTCACCAATTTGACGCGCCAAGATGGCGAGGAGTTTTTTACGCTTCTCTTTGAAAAACCGATTGAAACGACCATTACTGTTTATGACTTGGAGCAGGCTAATCAGGCTTTAGCAGATTTGAGAGAGGGACGGCTGGTGGGATCGGCTGTATTGGCGATCGAATCCCACTAA
- a CDS encoding polysaccharide biosynthesis/export family protein, with amino-acid sequence MPVFVFIDLVLNVFVRLYKQGKLAFQRSGIFPIGFCLAGLAYLSSCTPSLPDGCFYGIEEFIEDSCRIQQGKLAILQMEEKDEGLEEGIMEVCEEQIIDGDVLTVAFFHPKRQDRVNALEAINQQMGFCVCEGCIRLPELDQVEVAGLTLQEAKEKIQGMCRAQMSDMQVFISYKKRRERRVEIVGAAKEHVIDVDGKMRLYEVLAKAQLTPKANLFKSYVLREDRLLPVDLYKLLNQGDMTQNIVMQGGDRIFIADRGDATVAMMGEVGRAELVALPYGFISLKEAIVSANGIPFTGDERCIQVIRGNLTHPKIYVLSWNCIRHIPNDQLLLMPGDTVYVSERPLTQWNRFISQLQPSMLGLQTGYGCYIIYSN; translated from the coding sequence ATGCCCGTTTTTGTCTTTATTGATCTTGTCCTGAATGTCTTTGTGCGTCTCTACAAACAAGGCAAGTTAGCCTTTCAAAGGAGCGGGATTTTTCCCATAGGCTTCTGCTTAGCAGGTTTAGCCTATCTATCCAGCTGCACGCCTTCCCTTCCGGACGGCTGCTTTTATGGAATAGAAGAATTTATAGAGGACTCCTGCCGAATTCAGCAAGGCAAGCTAGCCATTTTGCAAATGGAAGAAAAAGACGAGGGATTAGAAGAGGGGATCATGGAGGTTTGCGAAGAGCAGATTATAGACGGCGATGTCTTGACCGTTGCATTCTTCCATCCCAAAAGGCAAGACCGCGTCAATGCATTGGAGGCCATCAATCAGCAAATGGGGTTTTGCGTTTGCGAAGGCTGCATTCGTTTACCGGAGCTTGACCAGGTAGAAGTGGCCGGTTTGACTCTGCAAGAGGCAAAAGAAAAAATACAAGGAATGTGCCGCGCGCAAATGTCGGACATGCAAGTGTTTATCAGCTATAAAAAGCGCCGTGAAAGACGGGTAGAGATCGTCGGGGCAGCTAAAGAGCATGTGATCGACGTCGATGGTAAAATGCGCCTCTATGAAGTATTGGCCAAAGCGCAGCTGACGCCGAAAGCCAATTTATTTAAAAGCTACGTTTTGCGAGAGGACCGCCTTCTTCCCGTCGACCTGTACAAATTATTGAACCAAGGGGACATGACCCAAAATATCGTCATGCAAGGCGGCGATAGGATCTTCATTGCGGATCGAGGCGATGCGACCGTGGCTATGATGGGAGAGGTGGGCAGAGCGGAATTGGTTGCCCTGCCTTATGGGTTTATTTCCTTAAAAGAGGCGATCGTCTCCGCCAATGGCATTCCCTTTACGGGAGATGAGCGGTGCATTCAGGTCATTCGCGGGAACTTGACTCATCCTAAGATTTACGTTCTGTCCTGGAACTGCATTCGGCATATTCCCAATGATCAGCTGCTCTTGATGCCGGGCGATACAGTCTATGTGTCCGAAAGGCCCCTTACGCAATGGAACCGCTTTATCAGCCAGCTGCAGCCCAGTATGTTGGGTCTACAAACGGGATATGGCTGCTACATCATTTACAGCAATTAG
- a CDS encoding nitroreductase family protein: protein MTTFLNRESPYPILPLILSRVSYRAFGEERLTEEELMALFEAARWAPSSYNNQPWRFVYGRRGEKEWDILFNVLIEFNKSWCNKADTLIAVVSHNLFEHNNKPARTSHFDAGSAWMSLALEAHARNIIAHAMEGFDYEALKKSLSIPDTFTVEAMIAIGKPGNTDSLPEELRKREVPSTRKPLNEIIAKGAFPFS from the coding sequence ATGACCACATTTTTAAATAGGGAAAGTCCTTACCCCATTCTTCCCCTTATTCTATCGCGGGTATCCTATCGTGCTTTTGGCGAAGAGCGTTTAACAGAAGAAGAATTGATGGCTTTGTTCGAAGCCGCTCGCTGGGCGCCTTCTTCTTATAATAATCAGCCTTGGCGCTTTGTATACGGTAGAAGGGGAGAAAAAGAATGGGACATCCTATTTAATGTTCTCATCGAATTCAATAAGAGTTGGTGTAACAAGGCAGATACGCTCATTGCCGTTGTCTCGCACAATTTGTTTGAGCATAACAATAAGCCGGCCCGAACCTCTCACTTTGATGCGGGCTCTGCTTGGATGAGCCTGGCCTTGGAAGCGCATGCGAGAAATATCATTGCGCATGCCATGGAAGGATTTGACTATGAGGCTTTGAAAAAAAGCCTGTCTATTCCCGATACTTTCACTGTTGAGGCCATGATTGCCATTGGAAAGCCGGGAAATACAGACAGCCTTCCAGAAGAGCTGAGGAAAAGAGAGGTGCCTTCGACTCGCAAGCCTTTAAATGAAATAATTGCAAAGGGGGCTTTCCCTTTTAGCTGA
- a CDS encoding alpha/beta hydrolase family protein — protein sequence MIFSLLHPGQNIGQFIVPNQRRLLSQEEISRHEHEAAQMVADFEGERIEDVRVDAGALEAFYFSGLDSHTHQKVDRAGETVILFVGQGAYHYWYSYLVDKYTKRGINVVSFNYPGVAHSEGEAAKEKMVKAGEALVDYLERHLGVPRQKIAVHGHSLGGGPSALTAVSRPGIHVVNKRSFAKLSLAAENFVRGALPANNLARSVFNTLGRNATRLALTSTNWEFDTEAAWPRIQGRKCVVCHLNDPVIPKEASLYQAIQGRDNQTQCLVLDDECQDPHSRQLSDQEIDAVVQAIGFRNLLLAPPAVNRIRDWKVLFCEWIGGIKARLISLVQFIANRLFNSNRPLVSQG from the coding sequence ATGATTTTCTCTTTATTACATCCTGGCCAAAATATTGGTCAATTTATTGTTCCTAATCAAAGAAGACTTCTTTCGCAAGAGGAAATTAGCCGGCACGAACATGAAGCCGCACAAATGGTTGCCGATTTTGAAGGAGAGCGAATTGAAGATGTACGCGTGGATGCAGGCGCGTTAGAAGCCTTTTATTTTTCAGGTCTCGATTCTCATACGCATCAAAAAGTGGACAGAGCGGGCGAAACGGTTATCCTCTTTGTCGGCCAAGGGGCCTATCATTATTGGTATAGTTATTTAGTGGATAAATATACGAAAAGAGGCATCAACGTCGTCTCTTTTAATTATCCAGGCGTTGCCCACAGTGAAGGCGAAGCGGCAAAAGAGAAAATGGTAAAAGCCGGTGAAGCGCTTGTCGATTATTTGGAACGCCATTTAGGTGTTCCTCGCCAAAAAATTGCCGTTCATGGGCATTCCTTGGGTGGAGGCCCCTCCGCTTTAACGGCAGTGAGCCGGCCTGGCATCCATGTCGTCAACAAGCGTTCATTTGCGAAACTATCTTTGGCGGCTGAAAACTTCGTACGAGGCGCTTTGCCTGCCAATAATTTAGCAAGATCGGTTTTTAATACACTGGGCCGCAATGCCACAAGGCTCGCTTTAACATCGACTAATTGGGAATTTGATACAGAAGCGGCTTGGCCTCGCATTCAAGGAAGAAAATGCGTGGTCTGCCATTTAAACGATCCTGTGATCCCAAAGGAAGCCAGCCTTTATCAAGCTATCCAAGGCAGAGATAACCAAACGCAATGCCTTGTGCTGGATGATGAATGCCAAGATCCGCATAGCCGCCAGCTATCGGATCAAGAAATCGATGCCGTCGTTCAAGCCATCGGCTTTCGCAATCTCTTATTAGCGCCCCCTGCAGTCAACAGGATTCGCGATTGGAAAGTCCTTTTTTGCGAGTGGATCGGGGGAATTAAAGCTCGCCTCATCTCTCTTGTTCAGTTTATTGCTAACCGTTTATTTAATTCCAACCGCCCGCTCGTTTCTCAAGGATAA
- a CDS encoding F-box protein, which produces MAIGFYQLPSNTQWPALNMRFLFKEGAANIRFACSSDPIRPIAEQRFAHQETQQAVALNLSRRITHLAVGILLCLPIINTIAYLALQYLQTRKGHAELPQQTENSVNILPNSQLPPMETEHSQETPLPVQEEAVPPSISDQAVYFPPERLFKISSSLDERDNILPNSQLPPMETEHSQEAPLLVQEEAVPPSISDQAVYFPQEMLFEIFSYLDETDLEAAKLVCQDWQAVATDPLLVPPLKKQIQAEVQKVRLHLSNCMMSSEGRVGGYWMQLWVDEQGSIHALDGHDANTVWLNAEIEKKRPIHDICAPGPQNGLYPLEFLVQACNWEPNKNSAFRICEFSKQNDFPAKIKNIQQLILDEFNQLAKGAQQIAKDKQIKAVFKIQGWVKVIIDSAYSRSQLILASKESLPNQNLDP; this is translated from the coding sequence ATGGCGATTGGCTTTTATCAACTTCCTTCTAATACGCAGTGGCCTGCTCTGAATATGCGTTTTTTATTCAAGGAAGGAGCAGCTAATATTCGATTCGCTTGTTCATCCGATCCGATTCGTCCAATTGCCGAGCAGCGGTTTGCCCATCAAGAGACGCAGCAGGCCGTAGCTCTTAATTTAAGCCGACGCATTACTCATTTAGCTGTGGGAATTCTTCTGTGTTTGCCTATTATCAATACGATTGCCTATCTCGCTCTTCAATATCTACAAACGAGAAAAGGACATGCTGAACTGCCTCAACAGACAGAGAATTCAGTAAATATTTTACCGAATTCTCAACTGCCGCCAATGGAGACGGAACATTCGCAAGAAACTCCTTTACCTGTTCAAGAGGAAGCAGTCCCCCCTTCTATCTCTGATCAAGCCGTTTATTTTCCTCCAGAGAGACTTTTTAAAATATCTTCTTCTCTTGATGAAAGAGATAATATTTTACCGAATTCCCAACTGCCGCCAATGGAGACGGAACATTCGCAAGAAGCTCCTTTACTTGTTCAGGAGGAAGCAGTCCCCCCTTCTATCTCTGATCAAGCCGTTTATTTTCCTCAAGAGATGCTTTTTGAAATATTTTCCTATCTCGATGAGACAGATCTTGAAGCGGCTAAACTCGTTTGCCAAGACTGGCAAGCGGTCGCTACCGATCCGCTGCTTGTCCCTCCGCTTAAAAAACAGATTCAGGCAGAAGTCCAGAAGGTGCGCTTGCACCTTTCCAATTGTATGATGTCCTCAGAAGGAAGAGTGGGAGGCTATTGGATGCAGCTATGGGTCGATGAACAAGGCAGCATACATGCTTTAGATGGGCATGACGCCAACACAGTTTGGTTAAATGCCGAGATAGAAAAAAAGCGGCCGATTCACGATATATGTGCTCCAGGACCACAAAATGGACTCTATCCACTAGAATTTTTAGTCCAGGCTTGCAACTGGGAGCCAAATAAAAATTCGGCTTTTCGCATTTGCGAATTCTCAAAGCAAAATGATTTTCCGGCTAAGATAAAAAATATTCAGCAATTGATTTTAGATGAGTTTAACCAGCTGGCAAAGGGAGCGCAGCAAATCGCTAAGGATAAGCAAATAAAAGCCGTCTTTAAAATCCAAGGCTGGGTTAAAGTGATCATTGATTCCGCGTATTCTCGTTCTCAACTCATCTTGGCAAGTAAAGAGTCCTTGCCCAACCAAAACTTGGATCCGTAA
- a CDS encoding 50S ribosomal protein L11 methyltransferase produces MKDLYCVRIDNSLSLEEAWEAFEQAGIEMAYGSDEEGHVDLYLYLSSGQSLPPYSWIQTIQSLALPAIDWDAQWAAHGQDFRDGFVHVSFEHYSRQAKSIRLQPGPGFGDLSHPTTRLVLELMARLLKDQPVIDIGCGSGILSLAAAAMGAPAVHGIDIDPAAIEHSKQNALLNHLENQCHFSLPEGFSIPSHQDLLIVMNMILSEQQDAWASLPSLHAAQGICLTSGIRIEEHQTYLELAARWGWELKEEIEKDGWLGFCFSLKGLHLREE; encoded by the coding sequence ATGAAAGATTTATATTGCGTGCGCATTGACAATTCCCTGTCATTAGAAGAGGCTTGGGAAGCTTTTGAACAAGCGGGTATTGAAATGGCTTATGGATCGGATGAGGAAGGGCATGTCGATCTCTATCTTTATTTATCTTCCGGGCAAAGCCTGCCCCCTTATTCTTGGATTCAAACTATTCAAAGTTTGGCTCTTCCTGCCATCGATTGGGATGCCCAATGGGCCGCCCATGGACAAGACTTTCGCGATGGTTTTGTCCATGTCTCCTTCGAGCATTATTCTAGACAAGCAAAGTCCATTCGCTTGCAGCCTGGGCCGGGTTTTGGAGATTTGTCCCATCCGACTACCCGTCTGGTATTGGAGCTCATGGCGCGCTTGCTTAAAGATCAGCCGGTAATCGATATAGGCTGCGGCAGCGGAATCCTGTCTTTAGCAGCTGCAGCGATGGGAGCTCCTGCCGTCCATGGCATCGATATTGATCCAGCTGCAATTGAGCATTCCAAGCAAAATGCCCTTCTCAATCATTTAGAAAATCAATGCCATTTCAGCTTGCCCGAGGGCTTCTCTATCCCTTCTCATCAAGACTTATTGATCGTCATGAATATGATTTTATCCGAACAGCAAGACGCATGGGCGTCTCTTCCTAGCCTTCATGCTGCGCAAGGAATTTGTCTGACCTCTGGAATTCGAATAGAAGAACATCAAACGTATTTAGAGCTGGCCGCCCGTTGGGGATGGGAGCTGAAAGAAGAAATAGAAAAAGACGGTTGGTTGGGCTTTTGCTTTTCTCTAAAAGGTTTGCACTTAAGGGAAGAATAA